One genomic region from Myxocyprinus asiaticus isolate MX2 ecotype Aquarium Trade chromosome 27, UBuf_Myxa_2, whole genome shotgun sequence encodes:
- the LOC127417616 gene encoding protein NipSnap homolog 3A-like — protein sequence MTLKMNKIIRLRSALRNALFHTEHFLSLKTRSPPSASISTGPQQQHGTFYEFRTYSVQPHLNTAFLKLTNEKIHLRTAHSELIGYWTVEYGGLNQVFHIWKYDSYAQRASVRASLAQDPSWIEQYISKAMPMLRSQDNEVTYLVPWSTIQKPPKEGGVYELATFQMKPGGPAVWGAAFQAAVGTHTGSGYTHSVGVFHSEFGQLNQVHVLWWHESADQRAATRHKSHGDARVVAAVRESAAYLVSQKNKLMFPCAFSPIK from the exons ATGACACTCAAGATGAACAAAATAATTCGGTTACGAAGCGCCTTGCGGAACGCGTTATTTCACACAGAGCACTTTCTCTCTTTGAAAACCCGATCTCCG CCCAGTGCATCAATCTCCACTGGACCGCAGCAGCAGCACGGGACCTTCTACGAGTTCCGCACCTATTCAGTCCAGCCCCATCTCAACACTGCCTTCCTCAAACTGACCAATGAGAAGATCCACCTGCGGACAGCCCACTCTGAGCTCATTGGCTACTGGACTGTGGAATATGGCGGTCTCAATCAGGTTTTCCACATCTGGAAGTATG ACAGTTACGCTCAGCGGGCATCTGTGCGGGCATCTCTGGCTCAGGACCCCAGCTGGATTGAGCAGTACATCTCTAAAGCAATGCCAATGCTGAGGTCTCAGGATAATGAAGTCACATACCTCGTACCCTGGAGCACAATTCAGAAGCCACCCAAAGAGGGAG GAGTGTATGAGCTGGCCACCTTCCAGATGAAGCCGGGCGGCCCAGCGGTTTGGGGCGCGGCATTTCAGGCTGCAGTGGGGACCCACACGGGATCAGGGTACACTCACTCAGTGGGGGTTTTTCACTCGGAATTTGGACAGCTCAATCAAG TGCATGTTTTATGGTGGCATGAGAGTGCAGACCAGCGAGCAGCGACTCGGCATAAATCTCATGGAGACGCCAGAGTGGTAGCAGCAG taagGGAGAGTGCTGCGTACCTGGTGTCACAGAAGAATAAACTCATGTTCCCCTGTGCTTTCTCACCCATCAAATAG
- the LOC127417614 gene encoding probable tRNA(His) guanylyltransferase isoform X1: MLRLLAVKVGGLTGHKTIRYIFSTSSGMAKSKFEYVRNFELDDTCLRNCYIVVRLDGRNFHKFSDQHQFIKPNDNRALGLMSRSARSVMEELDDITIAYGQSDEFSFVFKRSTNWFKRRASKLMTHVTSQFSSCFVFYWKEYFGEQPLLYPPSFDGRVVLYPSNRNLRDYVSWRQADCHINNLYNTTFWTLVQKGGLTTTQAEDRLNGTQAADKNDILFSEFNINYNNEPLMHKKGTTLIWEKVNETTTRQIKRPNEEETEVIVTRTRKTVTTHSCDIIGDQFWEEHPDILESDQC; this comes from the exons ATGCTGAGACTGTTAGCGGTGAAAGTTGGAGGTCTCACAGGGCACAAGACAATACGTTATATATTCAGCACATCATCTGGCATGGCCAAAAGTAAGTTTGAATACGTGAGAAACTTTGAGCTTGACGACACGTGTTTGAGAAACTGCTACATTGTGGTTCGACTGGATGGACGCAACTTCCATAA GTTTTCAGATCAGcatcagttcattaaacccaATGACAACAGAGCTCTGGGTCTGATGAGCCGCAGTGCCCGTTCAGTCATGGAGGAACTAGATGACATCACTATAGCCTATGGACAGAGTGATGAGTTCAGCTTTGTGTTCAAGAGGTCAACCAACTGGTTCAAAAGAAGGGCCAG TAAACTGATGACCCATGTGACTTCCCAGTTTTCCTCTTGCTTTGTTTTTTACTGGAAGGAGTATTTTGGGGAGCAGCCGCTGCTGTACCCACCCAGCTTTGATGGCAGGGTGGTGCTGTATCCTAGCAACCGTAACCTTAGAGACTATGTTAGCTGGAGACAGGCAGATT gTCACATTAACAATTTGTACAACACTACATTTTGGACGTTGGTGCAGAAAGGTGGACTGACCACTACTCAAgctgaggacagactcaat GGAACACAAGCTGCAGATAAGAACGACATCTTGTTTTCAGAGTTCaatatcaattacaataatgaaccTCTAATGCACAAAAAAGGCACCACTTTAATATGGGAAAAG gtgAATGAAACCACAACTAGACAGATCAAGCGACCCAATGAGGAAGAGACAGAAGTCATTGTGACACGGACCAGGAAGACAGTTACCACTCATTCCTGCGATATCATTGGAGATCAGTTCTGGGAAGAACATCCAGATATTCTGGAAAGCGACCAGTGTTAA
- the LOC127417614 gene encoding probable tRNA(His) guanylyltransferase isoform X2 yields the protein MDRVMSSALCSRGQPTGSKEGPGILPLLYPPSFDGRVVLYPSNRNLRDYVSWRQADCHINNLYNTTFWTLVQKGGLTTTQAEDRLNGTQAADKNDILFSEFNINYNNEPLMHKKGTTLIWEKVNETTTRQIKRPNEEETEVIVTRTRKTVTTHSCDIIGDQFWEEHPDILESDQC from the exons ATGGACAGAGTGATGAGTTCAGCTTTGTGTTCAAGAGGTCAACCAACTGGTTCAAAAGAAGGGCCAGGTATACTA CCGCTGCTGTACCCACCCAGCTTTGATGGCAGGGTGGTGCTGTATCCTAGCAACCGTAACCTTAGAGACTATGTTAGCTGGAGACAGGCAGATT gTCACATTAACAATTTGTACAACACTACATTTTGGACGTTGGTGCAGAAAGGTGGACTGACCACTACTCAAgctgaggacagactcaat GGAACACAAGCTGCAGATAAGAACGACATCTTGTTTTCAGAGTTCaatatcaattacaataatgaaccTCTAATGCACAAAAAAGGCACCACTTTAATATGGGAAAAG gtgAATGAAACCACAACTAGACAGATCAAGCGACCCAATGAGGAAGAGACAGAAGTCATTGTGACACGGACCAGGAAGACAGTTACCACTCATTCCTGCGATATCATTGGAGATCAGTTCTGGGAAGAACATCCAGATATTCTGGAAAGCGACCAGTGTTAA
- the LOC127417627 gene encoding probable pancreatic secretory proteinase inhibitor codes for MNGTAVVLMSVFLILFAGAEDKSRLYRRPSCGGLSVNQACPLNYSPVCGNDGISYVNECALCVQRMHTNADILIVKEGRC; via the exons atgaatggaacagcagtggtACTGATGAGCGTTTTCCTCATCCTCTTTGCTG GTGCAGAGGACAAATCAAGACTCTACCGAAGG CCTTCATGTGGAGGTTTGAGTGTCAATCAAGCATGTCCTCTTAATTACTCTCCTGTGTGCGGAAACGATGGCATCTCATACGTCAATGAATGTGCCCTGTGTGTGCAGAGAAT GCACACTAATGCTGACATCTTGATTGTGAAAGAAGGACGCTGCTGA